Below is a genomic region from Castanea sativa cultivar Marrone di Chiusa Pesio chromosome 2, ASM4071231v1.
gtgaggagagagaaaaaaagaataaaaaaattatttacacgATGAACAAAAACCGTGTATATATGtacggttactgttcatttaaaaaactattgtgtaaatttagacatttttacaaaGATTAATGTGGGGGTTTTGggttaaaatttgtaaaattaaacactttttatattttaaaagacTATCCACGAGGTGGTTTGTGGTTATTCTAAGTTTATCGAAATGAACCACAAGAGAAgtttcgggtttttttttttttttttgttggggtcCAAAAAGGCACTTATTGTTTACCATACATAAAGTGATTTTGATATAAACAAATGAGTAGACTATCATTTACTCCGTCAAAATACagttaaaactaaaaactgaaaacacggtagcgaaataaattttaaattaattaatagtagtgcggaccctatttttaataaaaaaaatactgaaacaGTATATGAACCGTGTATTACTGTGCATAAACAGTATCTTGTCCCCTAGTTGAAACATGTgggcgaaaaaaaaaaaaaaaaaaaaagtctgaaaCGGAAAATCCCAATCGTGGACGCAAACATCGAGTCATGGCATCTCAGATAATTACCATTTACCCCTCTCATGGCTCCATAAAAATGGACGTGCGCCTCACACTGCAATCACATAAGCCATTTTCCTACTATCCTAAGCCAAAAGAGCCCTGGTTCTCTTCTAACCCACCTTCTTTTGCGTGACACAAAAACATGGCCAGCTTGGTCCTAGGTTCTTCACAGCAAACCAATAAGGGTGGCCTGAGCTTGTTTACCTTGTCCGACCATGAGATCTTGAACCAAATTTATACAACCCATGTCCATGATGATGAAAAGTTTGATGTTGAATCTCTTTTCATCATTGTCGAGAACATCCTTAAGCGAGCCACTGTCGTCGTTGACAATATAGTGCTGGTATAGTAccaactttttcctttttaagaaAATGTTTATAAATTTGGATCTgaatgttgaaacttgaaatgcaCTAATGGAAACATAAttccatcttaatttttttttttttacagtttttaaTTATAGACTTTCAGCAACTTAGTTAGCTAGTTGGTCCTACCATTTCAGTCTAGTTCagttaaactttttatttttatttttccacttcGTTTATTTTTTATGACAAACAATGGTAAGACCATTATATCTCTCATGGATTTTATATGGGACTAGAATCTTAAGGCACGTTGCTCCAAAAAAAAGCCGGACAAGAGGTCATTTTCCGTTGGACTCAAATTTTCCCATTATCGTTGTCTCGTACAGGACATAGAGATGAGAGGAAGTCATTTTCAGTTTGaagtttttgtgtttaaaatttttttttttgtaaatataaatattttacatctctttctccttttttttttaaaaagaagaaaattccaCTTCCTAATTACTGTGAATTAACTGCAGGGTACCCAAGCAACAGTTGAACACTTGGAGGAGAAGATCCCAAAAGCAAGTTTTAGTCCACCCATATGTACACTCAAGAAAATTTCCTGTGAGGTAATTGCTAGTAGTTAcacagcaattttttttttccctactcaAAGTCTCTGATgggttattatttttttgagttacccatatgaatattttgtttaatgatGAATACAATTTGTCAGATGCAATGCAAGGCCCCAGGGGAAGAAATTGCTCACAAAACAGCACTCTCAATACTCAGCAAATTGTCAAACTATTCCTGGGATGCAAAGGCAGTGTTAACCCTTGCAGCTTTTGCTTTGGACTATGGGGAATTCTGGCTGCTTGCCCAGATTCAGTCATCGGACCAACTTGCCAAATCAGTAGGAACCTTGAAGAGAGTACCTATCCTCCTAAAGCGCCCAACACTGCAGAAACATAAGCAAGCACTTATTGAGCTTAACAATGTGATCAAAGCCACACTTGAAGTGATTGAATGCGTCTTTGAGTTAGAGAAGCTATCAAACCATGACGTAAAAGATGTACCAGCATTATCAACAGGCATGGAACATATCCCAGTTGATGTTTATTGGGCTATTGTGACTGTTGTAGCTAGCACCACTCAGCTTTGTTGCCTCATTAACGATGAGTACGTTCTAATCCAAGccaaaattactttttattttattttattttttgaatggaACTTTGCCTTACAAGTTTTAGTTAAATAGTGGTATAAGTAATTAAATCTCATTAATTTCAGGGAAAAGAAACCAGAACTATCCCCGTTTTCTCAGAAACTCAATATCATTGTCACCAAGCTTAAGAGGCAGATAACAATTATCAGACAACAAATAGGTtagatttttttggttgttttactTGTGTATATAATGCAAGCCATGCTTCCTTGCATGTATTGGGTATAATGAGGAAAGATTTTGGTTAAATGCAGAGGAGACAGAGGCTTACTGGAAGTTGGTAAAGGTTTTTCGAACCCCTACGGAGATCATGGAGGTATTTAAGGGACTGATCTATACCAAGGACAGTGTGCAGCCTCTCATTGATGGTTCTACTAAAAAACCGGTATGCACTAAATCACAGACTGCTCTAAAGGTTTtttacactaattttttttcatttacttggcaggaaaaagaaagataaaaacaaagaatttttgtttttactaagtaaaaaagaaaaaaaagaactttttgaTTCCCCATGCACGTTGTTAAAAAGTGAGCGAAGATGTTTGTTAAACATTTAAGACTACTCTAAAATTTCGAATTCAGGCTTTGTTTTTTGGTGAATAAATAAGGCTTCGAAATCACCACCTATATGTCTAGTCTTCTTTTCAACACGTATTTTATCCGAAACCCTTGCACCCATGACCATACGAAATCAAGGTTCTAATAATTTTACAGTTTCCAGAGTTAATTCCCCTAAAAGACTTCAGATTaagagagtgaaaaagaaaaagaaaaagaagctaatGGGCAATATGTGACAACTCAAGGGCACAGCACAAGAAACAGAAAAGGGCAGGAGTGGGTGTGAgcgaaaattattatattataggCTGTGGCTGTGGGGGCTCATCATAGCTAGGCATGGGCCCGATATTTTTGTGAGAGTAGGTGGGGCCTGGTGTCATATGATCgtatatttaaaaatagaaaattattatttgaaaatatttgtaaaaatgtatGTGAttgaaaaaatgtatgaaaatatgtgtaatgttatttaaaaactgaaaatgatgGTTTGAAAACATAAACCAGACACCCTTATAACTCTCACCTTCGCATAGATtcatccatttttatttttttattaatagatTGTTACATTAAAATTGTGGCAAAATTATGATGCAAAATAagatgattttaaattttttcgaGAGCACAactcaaataacaaataatgcTCGCATaacatttgatatgttttacaatctcattgaagattttttttgttttgttgatgttattttaaagatttagtattttttaatttaattttaggtcattaatataaatatatatatatatatatatttatatactggCATGGTATTTTATTTGGGGATTAATGCTCTAATTTTCCCCCACCTTCTTAAAGTAGTgtatgtttttaaatatttaattatattgtaaaTTTATGGAGTactcttaaaattttatctacTACACACAAATATAACTTTATAATACCTACACTTACCATACCATAAATTGTAGTTTGGCTGAACACAATGTGAAAATCGATAAGTCAAGAGTCATATCTTACATTTCATGTTTGAAATGGAGtgatacaaattttttgacACCTATAATTTGTGTGGCACAAACAGGTTAACATTGAcgtgttgaagaagaagaatgtctTATTGTTCATTTCGAGTCTAGACATTACCGAAGAAGACATTTCAATTCTTAGACCAATTCATGATACTATTAAGAAGGAAGACCAGTATAAGATTGTATGGATCCCAATTGTGGagcaatggaccgaggagttgCAAAAGAAGTTTGAGATCTTGCGGTTTAAGATGCCATGGTATGTGGTGCAGTACTATTCACCAATAGCAGGCATTAGATTCATCAAGGAGAAGTGGCACTTCAAGGGCAAGCCCACCGTTGTGGTTTTGAACCATCAAGGGAAGGTGGAATGCGAGAATGCAATGCACATGATTAGGGTATGGGGAATTAAGGCCTACCCTTTCACTAGCACAGTGGAAGAAACTCTAACTACTTCAAAGGAATGGATTGGATCCATTGGAGCTGGAGTTCATCCAAGTGTTGAGAACTGGGTAAGATCATTTAACCAATCTCTTAATGCACGTGTGTGCTCAtgcacgcgcacacacacattgTCACATACAATCATACATGTACATTTTGAGAAAAGTTTGTAATGTGCATCCGAATAATATTTACATTTGAAATATGTTGTTAAATCAGATTAAGGACCAAAAGTACATCTTTTTCTATGGAGGCAAAGACAACGAGTGGATCCAACAATTTACTAAAAGAGCAACTGCCCTTGCCAATGATCCAGTGATAAAGGAAGCTAGAATTTCCATTGAGTTGCTCTGCGTCGGAAGGGGCACCAAAGGAGAAGACAATGCGGGAATCCTTGGGCGATTTTGGACTGGTATTGAGAGCTTGTTCATTTCCAAGACTCAAAGGAAGACCGAGACAGACGCTGTGTCAttagaaatccagaaattgctTTCTTACAAGAATGAGAGTGGGTGGGCTGTGCTTAGCAAAGGTTCAACCGTGGTACTCAGTGGGCATGGAACAACAATTTTGAAGGTCTTGGAGGACTTGGACAAATGGAAGGAGCTTGTGCGTGAAAAGGGCTTCGAAGTCATATTCAGAGAGTACCATAACAAGGTTCTTCACACTGCTCACATTTGTTGCCGAATTGACATTCCAAGCACCAGTGGGAAAATACCAGAGAACATGAAATGCCCTGACTGTCCACGCATCATGGAAACATATATCAGCTTCAAGTGTTGCCACATTGATGGTACGGCCAATGGGTTGCATTAAGTGGCTACCTCTTCTTCGGATTACCTAGGGTTGCAAAACaagtattaaattaaataatgtgGTTACGTTGGTAACCTTATGCTAGCAGCAAAAATGAGATGTGACATGCATGGggtttaaatatttatgttttggtGTGATGTGATCTGATGCCACTTTTGTATTGTATGTTATGACTTGTGTTGTTACTTTCTTCTGGTTTATGACTTATGAGAAGGAATGTGTGTAATCCTGCGGTATGGATGTTGCATTAACAAAAGTGGAATTCTTCtggtttttacatttttctacCATATCTTTTGCTTTCTTCTCAAGTCTAATTCCTTATATTAATTGCTTCTTTAAGGGGCTGTTTGAATTAAGGGGCCGGGAGGGAGGGAGAGCAAAGGAGAATAGAGTAGAGTTAGTTAAAAATTAGGCTAATTTTTGACTAACGCTACTCTACTCCCATCTAGGGATGGCCATACCTATTGGGTAATGGATATCTAACCCTACCCGATTCAAATGTTTCGGGTAATACCCGGTTCTTCATGGGTAGAGCTTAaccgggtagggtatggatattaccCGAATTgttcgggtagggtatggatattatccaAATCTGAcctgtatttaaaaaaaaaaaaaaacctctctcACCGTCACTACACTCTCTCTGGCATTAAGGTTAGAAGGGTTGTAATGGACGATCTCAGTGGCGAGATGAGAGAGGCCATCACCTTGAGCATTTCCCATCAAATCCTCGAGCAATTCGAGCTTCTAGGCAACCTCGGCCATGTCTGAAGCTCGAACTTGGTAACCTAACACAGCTAAGAGCTCGTCCATGCCTAGGGATTCATTTGACTCCGTGATTGGCAGCTCGTCCATGCCACCATCTTGTTGTACTACCTCTTCCCAAAACATCTTGACTTTTCCAGTACTTGAGCTGCCAATCATGGAGGCAAGGGTTGGAGATCTCGCCGATCGAAACCCTCGTCGATCTCGCCGACCTCGAAATCCGTCGACATCGCTCCATTCTCGCCGACCTCGAAATCATGGAAAAGATGAGAGAAGGGTTGTAGGAGGAAGAGAAAGGGTTGACTCAGCTTCTCTCTATCACTCTGTTTGTTTCTCGAGAAactgtgggaaaaaaaaaagaaaagatatgaaCAGAAACGGTGCGGTAGtgaagagagagattgagaatttaaggataaaaagacaaaaatgggATTGACGAAGAAGTTGctgtatttgaatttattttaaaaaattataataaaaaataaataaatgggtttcgggtagggtatggatatccatGGATAATATATCCGGGTAAGATTCGGGTATGGATATTAATGGATATTGATATTCGGGTATCCATGGGTAAACTTTTTGGGTAGGCTATGGGTATACCCGATCCATACCCTACTCATGGCCATCCCTACTCCTATATGTTCTCCCTCACTTTCCCTCAATCAACACAGATTATTATGTACTTGAAGATCAAGTCTTACGGTGGGTTCTACCACTtttcacataataataataataataaataaataaatattcttgaTGACACGCCAATGTGAGGATTGTCTTGCCTTcacatcattaattttttttttttaaaatagttgtttatttcatagttttaaaaattagattgaTGAACAGCTATACCGATTGAATTGGGAATTAGTAATCAGTTCGGTAAAAACCGGCATTTTAACCATAAAAACCATCGGTTCAACCAAAAACCGAACATATTTTTGGTTCTTTgactattttgatttttaagacTATGGTTTGTTTCTGCTTATGCCATCTAGGGGTGTGCAGAAAACCTACCGACCTGCCAAACCCGACCCAACCTGACCCAACCCGTCgagttgggtcggtttttagggcttggtgagttgggttgggttataatttttttttttttttttttttttttgtagctgGTTGGGTTAGGTTTGTgtcataaaattacaaacccacCAAACCCGACTTGACCCgcccatattttaatatatatttaaaatatattatatatttaataatttttttaagttaaaatccAGCTGTAGAGCACTTCATCAATtcctacaaacatatataatataaaatcctattactttctttaatatatataattaataaaaaatatatatgggttcaatttaataataataataataaatgtccAACCCATGAGTTCAACCCGAGCCAACCCGatccatgtgggttgggttgaacaTATGTGATGGGTTGTGTTGAAGTTTTTTTGACCCACCAtagtgggttgggtcaaaaaattcccTCAACTCGACCCATGCATACCCCTAATGCCATCCACTAGGAACATAATTGGCTTACATGACATAATTGTGAGTGGAAGTTCAATTGCAACAAGCTCCATAATAAAAGAGTCTATGGATTTAAAGCTACATATGCCACATTAGTAAGTACTACAGAAGATAGTTATAGATGTAGAGTTATGTCTCTCGTATAAACTTCCATTTTATTATaaggattttgttttaggtgaAATTCCTCTAGAGTTTTTTTAGTATCAGAAAATTTGTTCAATTGGTTTTTTCTGGATCACCATCATTTTTCCTAGTATGATCTATTCTATGTGACTTATTCAATTGAGAATTATTGCATAATTGGAATAATTAACGACTTGGTTAAAATTGGTTAATCTTGGCACAGGTGAGTCCTAAACCCTAACATAGTAGAGTGGTTTTTTAACCGTTAGGTATTAATCAAAATGATGTTAGTTAATACATTTgttcaaatatttatgatattgcagtttttttttttttttttttttgagaaacaaatatttcggattcagcaaaaaaaaaaaaaaaagaagaagataaacaGATATTGC
It encodes:
- the LOC142626279 gene encoding protein SIEVE ELEMENT OCCLUSION B-like, which produces MASLVLGSSQQTNKGGLSLFTLSDHEILNQIYTTHVHDDEKFDVESLFIIVENILKRATVVVDNIVLGTQATVEHLEEKIPKASFSPPICTLKKISCEMQCKAPGEEIAHKTALSILSKLSNYSWDAKAVLTLAAFALDYGEFWLLAQIQSSDQLAKSVGTLKRVPILLKRPTLQKHKQALIELNNVIKATLEVIECVFELEKLSNHDVKDVPALSTGMEHIPVDVYWAIVTVVASTTQLCCLINDEEKKPELSPFSQKLNIIVTKLKRQITIIRQQIEETEAYWKLVKVFRTPTEIMEVFKGLIYTKDSVQPLIDGSTKKPVNIDVLKKKNVLLFISSLDITEEDISILRPIHDTIKKEDQYKIVWIPIVEQWTEELQKKFEILRFKMPWYVVQYYSPIAGIRFIKEKWHFKGKPTVVVLNHQGKVECENAMHMIRVWGIKAYPFTSTVEETLTTSKEWIGSIGAGVHPSVENWIKDQKYIFFYGGKDNEWIQQFTKRATALANDPVIKEARISIELLCVGRGTKGEDNAGILGRFWTGIESLFISKTQRKTETDAVSLEIQKLLSYKNESGWAVLSKGSTVVLSGHGTTILKVLEDLDKWKELVREKGFEVIFREYHNKVLHTAHICCRIDIPSTSGKIPENMKCPDCPRIMETYISFKCCHIDGTANGLH